Proteins encoded together in one Carya illinoinensis cultivar Pawnee chromosome 3, C.illinoinensisPawnee_v1, whole genome shotgun sequence window:
- the LOC122303493 gene encoding protein LIKE COV 2-like isoform X1, which translates to MAEEKESTSIPLSLAENGGEDPTKSTPSSPNNSSTRKACCFVLQIWVSKKFMTGCVVLFPVAVTFFVTWWFIQFVDGFFSPVYAQLGIDIFGLGFITSLLFVFFVGVFVSSWIGSTLFSLGEWFIKRMPFIRHLYSASKQISAAISPDQNTTAFKEVAIIRHPRVGEYAFGFITSSVTLQGDNEDEELCSVFVPTNHLYIGDILLVNSKEIIRPNLSIREGIEIIVSGGMTMPQTISALEMVTRQNDRIPLNRIA; encoded by the exons ATGGCCGAAGAAAAGGAATCGACGTCCATTCCTCTGAGTCTAGCTGAAAATGGTGGCGAGGATCCAACCAAGTCTACCCCTAGCTCCCCCAACAACTCCTCCACTCGCAAG GCTTGCTGTTTTGTTCTTCAGATTTGGGTCTCGAAGAAGTTTATGACTGGATG TGTAGTTCTTTTCCCCGTTGCAGTTACATTTTTTGTTACTTGGTGGTTTATTCAATTTGTTGATGGTTTCTTCAGTCCAGTATATGCCCAGCTTGGCATTGACATATTCG GGCTTGGGTTTATCACATCTTTACTTTTTGTATTCTTTGTTGGTGTTTTTGTTTCATCCTGGATTGGTAGCACTCTTTTCTCACTTGGAGAATGGTTCATAAAGCGAATGCCTTTCATCCGACATTTATACTCGGCCTCCAAACAAATTAGTGCTGCAATTTCTCCAG ACCAAAACACCACAGCTTTTAAAGAGGTAGCAATTATTCGTCACCCCCGTGTTGGTGAATATGCCTTTGGTTTCATCACATCAAGTGTCACCCTTCAG GGAGATAATGAAGACGAAGAGTTATGTAGTGTTTTTGTCCCAACAAACCATCTCTACATTGGTGATATATTGCTAGTCAACTCCAAAGAGATCATTAGACCAAATCTTTCTATCCGAGAAGGCATAG AGATAATTGTTTCTGGGGGTATGACAATGCCGCAAACAATTTCAGCTTTGGAAATGGTTACTCGGCAGAATGATAGAATCCCTTTGAACAGAATAGCCTAG
- the LOC122303493 gene encoding protein LIKE COV 2-like isoform X2 encodes MAEEKESTSIPLSLAENGGEDPTKSTPSSPNNSSTRKIWVSKKFMTGCVVLFPVAVTFFVTWWFIQFVDGFFSPVYAQLGIDIFGLGFITSLLFVFFVGVFVSSWIGSTLFSLGEWFIKRMPFIRHLYSASKQISAAISPDQNTTAFKEVAIIRHPRVGEYAFGFITSSVTLQGDNEDEELCSVFVPTNHLYIGDILLVNSKEIIRPNLSIREGIEIIVSGGMTMPQTISALEMVTRQNDRIPLNRIA; translated from the exons ATGGCCGAAGAAAAGGAATCGACGTCCATTCCTCTGAGTCTAGCTGAAAATGGTGGCGAGGATCCAACCAAGTCTACCCCTAGCTCCCCCAACAACTCCTCCACTCGCAAG ATTTGGGTCTCGAAGAAGTTTATGACTGGATG TGTAGTTCTTTTCCCCGTTGCAGTTACATTTTTTGTTACTTGGTGGTTTATTCAATTTGTTGATGGTTTCTTCAGTCCAGTATATGCCCAGCTTGGCATTGACATATTCG GGCTTGGGTTTATCACATCTTTACTTTTTGTATTCTTTGTTGGTGTTTTTGTTTCATCCTGGATTGGTAGCACTCTTTTCTCACTTGGAGAATGGTTCATAAAGCGAATGCCTTTCATCCGACATTTATACTCGGCCTCCAAACAAATTAGTGCTGCAATTTCTCCAG ACCAAAACACCACAGCTTTTAAAGAGGTAGCAATTATTCGTCACCCCCGTGTTGGTGAATATGCCTTTGGTTTCATCACATCAAGTGTCACCCTTCAG GGAGATAATGAAGACGAAGAGTTATGTAGTGTTTTTGTCCCAACAAACCATCTCTACATTGGTGATATATTGCTAGTCAACTCCAAAGAGATCATTAGACCAAATCTTTCTATCCGAGAAGGCATAG AGATAATTGTTTCTGGGGGTATGACAATGCCGCAAACAATTTCAGCTTTGGAAATGGTTACTCGGCAGAATGATAGAATCCCTTTGAACAGAATAGCCTAG
- the LOC122303493 gene encoding protein LIKE COV 2-like isoform X3 gives MAEEKESTSIPLSLAENGGEDPTKSTPSSPNNSSTRKACCFVLQIWVSKKFMTGCVVLFPVAVTFFVTWWFIQFVDGFFSPVYAQLGIDIFGLGFITSLLFVFFVGVFVSSWIGSTLFSLGEWFIKRMPFIRHLYSASKQISAAISPDQNTTAFKEVAIIRHPRVGEYAFGFITSSVTLQGDNEDEELCSVFVPTNHLYIGDILLVNSKEIIRPNLSIREGIDVLK, from the exons ATGGCCGAAGAAAAGGAATCGACGTCCATTCCTCTGAGTCTAGCTGAAAATGGTGGCGAGGATCCAACCAAGTCTACCCCTAGCTCCCCCAACAACTCCTCCACTCGCAAG GCTTGCTGTTTTGTTCTTCAGATTTGGGTCTCGAAGAAGTTTATGACTGGATG TGTAGTTCTTTTCCCCGTTGCAGTTACATTTTTTGTTACTTGGTGGTTTATTCAATTTGTTGATGGTTTCTTCAGTCCAGTATATGCCCAGCTTGGCATTGACATATTCG GGCTTGGGTTTATCACATCTTTACTTTTTGTATTCTTTGTTGGTGTTTTTGTTTCATCCTGGATTGGTAGCACTCTTTTCTCACTTGGAGAATGGTTCATAAAGCGAATGCCTTTCATCCGACATTTATACTCGGCCTCCAAACAAATTAGTGCTGCAATTTCTCCAG ACCAAAACACCACAGCTTTTAAAGAGGTAGCAATTATTCGTCACCCCCGTGTTGGTGAATATGCCTTTGGTTTCATCACATCAAGTGTCACCCTTCAG GGAGATAATGAAGACGAAGAGTTATGTAGTGTTTTTGTCCCAACAAACCATCTCTACATTGGTGATATATTGCTAGTCAACTCCAAAGAGATCATTAGACCAAATCTTTCTATCCGAGAAGGCATAG ATGTATTGAAATGA